One genomic window of Candidatus Binatia bacterium includes the following:
- a CDS encoding right-handed parallel beta-helix repeat-containing protein, whose translation MPRTPLPGLLTTVALLLAATATPLRATTFVVPDDVATIQGALNAAQPGDTVSVKDTAGPYFEKLTFPRSGTPGAYITLQAYTGHQPTLDGTGVAGPNMMHLVSRSYVKVVGFKIRNNLNVNDGSGIRIEGSGSFVEVRNNRIHDMRGNHAMGITVYGTAATSISNLVIDGNEIYDCEPAHSEALTLNGNVELFEVTNNIVRDVDNIGIDFIGGETDIQPDPAKVARNGVCRGNQVYRARSSYGGGYAGGIYVDGGKDIIIERNVVSECDLGIEIGAENNGIVASGIVVRNNFIYRNDKAGLVFGGYDASVGRVRDSAFLNNTLFQNDTLGTGIGEIWIQFADTNVIRNNVAYSTGQNVLLYSENGNVDNTLDYNLWFVEAGAGAATFVWRNTVYTGFAAYQTGSGQDAHGLFADPQLVAPAGGNLHIRSTSPAVDAGDPAFVPGAGETDIDGAVRISGGQVDLGADEVTCGDGWIDTGETCDDGNLVDCDGCDSNCTPSATCGNGVLCAPEACDDGNTAAGDCCSPTCTFELAGNPCNDGTLCTRSDACNGSGTCVGVAQPEPVCRTATVAGGSRLTLLDKTPDSRDAFSWTWMRGAATTPAALGDPTGATVFDLCIYDQSAGPQPRLDVSLPAGGICASRACWSATGTGFRYSDRNRTWGVRLLRLTAGDSGKARISLRGGSAAVTLPALAGVVAPVTVQLRNSLGECWGASYSALQTQTSTQLKARSD comes from the coding sequence ATGCCTCGCACCCCCCTTCCCGGCTTGCTGACGACCGTCGCGCTTCTTCTGGCGGCCACCGCGACGCCGCTCCGGGCGACGACGTTCGTGGTGCCCGATGACGTGGCGACGATTCAGGGCGCGCTGAACGCCGCCCAGCCCGGCGACACGGTCTCGGTGAAAGACACCGCCGGACCCTACTTCGAAAAACTCACCTTCCCGCGCAGCGGCACCCCCGGCGCCTACATCACCTTACAGGCGTATACGGGACACCAGCCGACCCTCGACGGCACCGGCGTCGCCGGGCCGAACATGATGCACCTCGTCTCGCGCAGCTACGTTAAGGTTGTCGGCTTCAAGATCCGCAACAACCTCAACGTCAACGACGGCTCGGGAATCAGAATCGAGGGCAGCGGCAGCTTCGTCGAAGTCCGCAACAACCGCATCCACGACATGCGCGGCAACCACGCCATGGGCATTACGGTGTACGGAACCGCGGCAACCTCGATCTCGAACCTCGTGATCGACGGCAACGAGATCTACGACTGCGAACCGGCGCACAGCGAGGCGCTGACCCTCAACGGCAACGTCGAGCTGTTCGAGGTTACGAACAACATCGTGCGCGACGTCGACAACATCGGCATCGACTTTATCGGCGGCGAGACGGACATCCAGCCCGATCCCGCGAAGGTGGCCCGCAACGGCGTCTGCCGCGGCAATCAGGTCTACCGCGCGCGCTCGAGCTACGGCGGCGGTTACGCCGGCGGCATTTACGTCGACGGCGGCAAGGACATCATCATCGAGCGCAACGTCGTCTCCGAGTGCGACCTCGGCATAGAGATCGGCGCCGAGAACAACGGAATTGTCGCCAGCGGCATCGTCGTGCGCAACAACTTCATCTACCGCAACGACAAAGCCGGTCTGGTCTTCGGCGGCTACGATGCGTCCGTCGGCCGCGTCCGCGATAGCGCCTTTCTGAACAACACGCTCTTCCAGAACGACACCCTGGGCACCGGCATCGGCGAGATCTGGATTCAGTTCGCGGACACCAACGTCATCCGCAACAACGTCGCGTACAGTACCGGTCAGAACGTCCTCCTCTATTCGGAGAACGGTAACGTCGACAACACGCTCGACTATAATCTCTGGTTCGTCGAAGCCGGCGCCGGCGCGGCAACTTTCGTGTGGCGCAACACGGTCTATACGGGCTTCGCAGCGTATCAGACAGGTTCGGGACAAGACGCGCACGGGCTGTTTGCGGACCCGCAACTGGTCGCGCCGGCCGGCGGGAATCTGCACATCAGGTCCACCTCGCCGGCCGTCGACGCCGGCGACCCGGCCTTCGTACCGGGAGCCGGCGAAACCGATATCGACGGCGCCGTGCGAATCAGCGGCGGCCAAGTCGACCTCGGCGCCGACGAGGTGACTTGCGGCGACGGCTGGATCGACACGGGCGAAACCTGCGACGACGGCAATCTGGTCGACTGCGACGGCTGCGACAGCAATTGCACACCGTCGGCGACCTGCGGCAACGGCGTACTCTGCGCACCCGAGGCCTGCGACGACGGCAACACTGCAGCCGGCGACTGCTGCTCGCCGACGTGCACGTTCGAGCTCGCCGGCAACCCGTGTAACGACGGCACCCTCTGCACGCGCTCGGACGCCTGCAACGGAAGCGGCACCTGCGTGGGCGTGGCGCAGCCGGAGCCGGTCTGTCGGACCGCGACCGTCGCCGGCGGTTCACGGCTGACGCTGCTGGACAAGACGCCAGACAGCCGGGACGCGTTTTCGTGGACGTGGATGCGCGGCGCGGCGACCACTCCGGCGGCACTCGGCGACCCGACCGGTGCCACCGTGTTCGATCTGTGCATCTACGATCAATCCGCCGGCCCCCAGCCCCGTCTCGACGTTTCGCTGCCGGCCGGAGGCATTTGCGCCAGCCGCGCCTGCTGGAGTGCCACTGGGACCGGGTTCCGTTACAGCGACCGGAATCGGACCTGGGGAGTGCGTCTCCTGCGCTTGACGGCGGGGGATAGCGGCAAGGCCCGCATCTCGCTGCGTGGCGGCAGCGCGGCGGTGACGTTACCGGCGCTCGCGGGAGTGGTCGCGCCGGTTACGGTGCAGCTCCGTAACAGCCTCGGCGAGTGCTGGGGAGCAAGCTACTCGGCGCTGCAGACGCAAACGTCGACGCAACTCAAGGCGCGAAGCGACTGA
- a CDS encoding Fic family protein: protein MLTTDTIDITPEFLVLIAEIDEFKGAWRAFGTLAPERLNALRRVATIESIGSSTRIEGSKLSDRDVERLLGNLQIQPFATRDEQEVAGYAKVMETVFQSWADIPVTENHIKQVHRDLLSCSDRDDYHRGAYKTTPNSVAAFDDVGRQIGVVFETATPFDTPRLMAELIAWLNETRDTGRLHPLLIIGVFIVVFLEIHPFQDGNGRLSRVLTTILLLQAGYAYVPYSSLESVIEHNKESYYLALRQTQGTIRTAAPDWQPWILFFLRALQQQKRRLAAKVEREKIVIAALPELAVQIVDHARQHGRVTIGDMIRVTGASRNTLKEHFRRLVALGHLKRHGARKGTWYGLP from the coding sequence ATGCTGACGACAGATACCATAGATATCACCCCGGAATTCCTGGTGCTGATCGCCGAAATCGACGAATTCAAAGGCGCGTGGCGCGCTTTCGGCACCCTCGCGCCTGAGCGCCTGAACGCCCTTCGCCGCGTCGCGACGATTGAGAGCATCGGGTCCTCCACCCGGATCGAGGGCAGCAAGCTCAGCGACCGCGACGTGGAACGTCTCCTCGGCAACCTGCAGATCCAGCCCTTCGCCACCAGGGACGAGCAGGAAGTCGCGGGCTACGCCAAGGTCATGGAAACCGTCTTCCAGTCCTGGGCGGACATTCCGGTTACGGAGAACCATATCAAGCAGGTGCACCGCGATCTCCTGTCCTGCAGCGACAGGGACGATTACCACCGGGGTGCCTACAAGACGACACCCAACAGCGTCGCCGCCTTCGACGACGTCGGCCGCCAGATCGGCGTCGTCTTTGAGACGGCAACGCCCTTCGATACGCCGCGGCTGATGGCCGAGCTGATCGCGTGGCTGAACGAGACCCGCGACACCGGCCGCCTGCATCCGCTCCTCATCATCGGCGTGTTCATCGTGGTCTTCCTGGAGATCCATCCGTTCCAGGACGGAAATGGCCGTTTGAGCCGCGTCCTGACCACGATCCTCTTGTTGCAGGCCGGTTATGCCTATGTGCCCTACAGCTCGCTGGAGAGCGTGATCGAGCACAACAAGGAAAGCTATTATCTTGCGCTGCGCCAGACGCAGGGCACGATCCGCACCGCGGCGCCCGACTGGCAGCCATGGATTCTTTTCTTCCTGCGCGCGCTCCAGCAGCAGAAGCGGCGCCTCGCCGCGAAAGTGGAGCGCGAAAAGATCGTCATTGCCGCCTTGCCCGAACTGGCGGTACAGATCGTCGATCATGCACGCCAGCATGGGCGGGTGACGATTGGTGACATGATCCGCGTTACCGGTGCGAGCCGGAATACGCTCAAGGAACATTTCCGGCGCCTTGTCGCGCTCGGCCATCTCAAGCGGCACGGCGCCCGCAAGGGCACCTGGTACGGCCTGCCATGA